One window of Phalacrocorax carbo chromosome 1, bPhaCar2.1, whole genome shotgun sequence genomic DNA carries:
- the FGL2 gene encoding fibroleukin has product MKLLVYLVLLKTCLLTLTNVFAVVLEDKEDAKEGKVTDTCPVKLKTNKKCDEGEDCAYQINLPVMTIQLPKEFRLLEKTVKEVQTLKEAVNKLKKCCQDCKLQADDNQERDSSNEFLLPKAETPGENSKIQDNRVKELQSKVNRMATSLKNAKSQIQTLQGRLEKMSLINMNNVEHYVDSKVANLTFVVNSLDNKCSSKCPAMQPRPVIQIMQRDCADHYTAGKRSNGIYRIRPDPRNDSFEVYCDMQTHGGGWTVLQRRQDGSTNFNRTWNDYKNGFGNLSREFWLGNDKIHLLTKSQEMQLRIELEDFNGIREYAKYEHFYVANEYLKYRLSVHGYSGTAGDALHYNRHYNHDQKFFTTPDKDNDRYPSGNCGAYYSSGWWFDACLSANLNGKYYHQKYKGVRNGIFWGTWHGISDGIPGGYRQAFKSVKIMIRPKSFVQ; this is encoded by the exons AGACATGTCTCCTCACTTTAACAAATGTCTTTGCAGTTGTGTTAGAAGATAAAGAGGATgctaaagaaggaaaagttaCTGACACTTGTCCTGTAAAGCTCAAAACTAATAAGAAATGTGATGAAGGAGAGGATTGTGCATATCAGATAAATCTGCCTGTGATGACCATCCAGTTACCCAAAGAATTCAGACTCCTTGAGAAGACTGTCAAAGAAGTACAGACCCTTAAAGAAGCAGTAAACAAGCTGAAGAAATGCTGCCAAGATTGCAAGCTGCAGGCAGATGACAACCAAGAAAGAGACAGCAGTAATGAATTTCTGCTACCTAAAGCAGAAACTCcaggagaaaacagcaaaatccaAGATAACAGAGTAAAGGAACTGCAAAGCAAAGTTAACAGAATGGCAACCagcttaaaaaatgcaaaaagccaGATTCAGACACTGCAGGGTCGTTTGGAGAAGATGAGCCTCATAAATATGAACAACGTAGAACATTATGTTGACAGCAAAGTTGCTAATTTGACGTTTGTTGTGAACAGCCTTGATAACAAATGTTCTTCTAAATGTCCAGCAATGCAGCCAAGACCTG TTATACAAATAATGCAGAGAGACTGTGCTGACCATTACACAGCAGGCAAAAGGAGTAATGGAATCTACAGAATTAGGCCTGACCCCAGAAACGATAGCTTTGAAGTTTACTGTGACATGCAAACACATGGAGGTGGCTGGACAGTGCTGCAACGGCGTCAGGACGGTAGCACTAACTTTAACAGAACCTGGAACGACTACAAAAATGGCTTTGGAAACCTCAGCAGGGAGTTTTGGCTAGGGAATGACAAAATTCACCTCCTGACAAAGAGCCAGGAAATGCAACTGAGAATTGAACTTGAAGATTTCAATGGTATCAGAGAGTATGCAAAATATGAACACTTCTACGTGGCCAACGAATATCTAAAGTACCGTCTAAGTGTTCATGGCTATAGTGGCACAGCAGGAGATGCCCTTCACTACAACAGGCATTACAACCACGATCAAAAGTTCTTTACAACTCCGGACAAGGACAATGACAGGTACCCTTCAGGAAACTGTGGAGCATACTACAGCTCTGGCTGGTGGTTTGACGCATGCTTGTCTGCCAACCTCAATGGCAAGTACTACCACCAGAAATACAAAGGTGTTCGCAATGGCATTTTCTGGGGTACATGGCATGGTATTTCTGATGGTATTCCCGGTGGATATAGGCAAGCCTTTAAATCAGTAAAAATTATGATCAGACCCAAAAGTTTTGTGCAGTAA